A stretch of Chloroflexota bacterium DNA encodes these proteins:
- a CDS encoding IS701 family transposase — translation KLELLKGDTQLNHFALKAKLYLQAIQAAYAKLRELNPVCLAA, via the coding sequence TCAAACTTGAACTGCTCAAAGGCGACACCCAACTCAACCATTTTGCCCTCAAAGCCAAGCTCTATTTGCAAGCCATTCAAGCCGCTTACGCCAAGTTGCGCGAACTCAACCCCGTCTGCTTGGCTGCGTAA